TCCATCCTGTCTACATGACGGCAACCTATAAATTCGATCGGTCGGACGACCTGATCGACGTCGTGCAGAACCGTACCGGGTACATCTACTCGCGCTGGGACAACCCTTCGGTAAGGGCTGTTGAGCAGGAACTGGCAAAGCGGGAAGGGTACGAAGGCGGCCTGGGGTTCGGGTCGGGCATGGCTGCCATTACCACTGCCGTCATGGCCAGCACCAGGGGCGGCGACAGGGTGGTGGCCACCCAGGAGGTCTACGGCGGCACCTATGAACTGCTGCATGACCTGCTGCCGGCATACAACGTGAACACGATCATGATCAACTGCTGGGACCGGGACCGCCTCCTGGCAGAGATCGAAAAAGGCCTTGCCGTGCTGTATCTGGAGACTCCCACCAATCCATTGCTGCGCGTGGTGGATATCGCGCCGCTGGCCGAGGCCGCCCATGCCAAGGGAGCCGTGGTACTGCTGGACGCCACATTTGCGTCGCCCATCAACCAGCATCCCGTAGATCTGGGGGTGGATGTGGTGATACACAGCGCCACCAAATACCTGGGTGGCCACCACGACGTCACGGCCGGTTTTGCATGCTGCAACGATCCCTATTTCAGCAAAATGTGGGGTCTGCGCAAGGTCCTGGGCGGCATCATGGACCCCATGAGTGCCTTTATGATCCTGCGCGGG
This window of the Deltaproteobacteria bacterium genome carries:
- a CDS encoding aminotransferase class I/II-fold pyridoxal phosphate-dependent enzyme, which gives rise to MKGKPVVHPVYMTATYKFDRSDDLIDVVQNRTGYIYSRWDNPSVRAVEQELAKREGYEGGLGFGSGMAAITTAVMASTRGGDRVVATQEVYGGTYELLHDLLPAYNVNTIMINCWDRDRLLAEIEKGLAVLYLETPTNPLLRVVDIAPLAEAAHAKGAVVLLDATFASPINQHPVDLGVDVVIHSATKYLGGHHDVTAGFACCNDPYFSKMWGLRKVLGGIMDPMSAFMILRGIQTLELRMAKHNENAQKIAAFLEKQEKIKTVNYPGLPSHPDHDVAVRQMSGFGGILSFEIDGDFDRTKRFMDQLETIKLATSLGGVTSLANQPITNTHVALSPENRAKAGVSESLVRLSVGIEDAGVLIRDLERALAAI